Below is a window of Terriglobia bacterium DNA.
GTTATTACGACTGCCTTGCTGCCGAACGGGTTCGTGAACGTGGCTTACGGTACGACTTTGCAGGCCAGCGGTGGAACGGGAGCTTTTGTGTGGTCGATTACATCTGGAAGTCTTCCTGCGGGTCTCTCTCTGAATGCGACGACCGGCGTGATTTCCGGGAAACCAGCCGCTTCAGGGAAATCAATCTTCACCCTGAAAGTTGCTGATTCGTCCACGCAGACGGCAACACAGCAGCTCAGTATCACGATCGAGCCGCCTTTGACGATCACTTCGACGGCACTGGCCGACGGAACGGTGAATGTGCCCTACAGCGCGGCGGTAGAGGCTGCGTATGCAACCCTGCCGGTGACCTGGGGCGTAAGCTCCGGCACCCTGCCAACCGGGTTGACTCTTGACCCCGGCAGCGGGATAGTGTCCGGAACACCCGCGGTGGCTGGGACCTCTGACTTCACCGTGATGGTCACAGATTCGAGCGTGCCGTCCCAGACGGCCACTCGGTCTCTAAGCATTACTGTTAACGGCGCCGGAGCGCACAACACTGAGCTGAGCGGGCGTTATGCCTTCTTATTGAGTGGTTACGACACACATGGAAGGCGGGTAGCAGTCGCAGGGAGTCTTGCGGCCGATGGTGCCGGGGCGATAATGGGCGGCGTAGAAGATGTGAATGACTCGAGCGTGGCGCCGCAGTCTGGCCTCGCCATCAGTTCGGGAACCTATTCGTTGGGTGCGGACAACCGCGGCATCATTACCTTTACAAATTCTGCCGGGTCCACCTACACCATGGCCGTTGCGATGGGAAATCTTACAGGGGGTACTGCGGAGACCGGTTCTGCCGTGGAGTTTGACTCGAGCGGCTTCCTGATGAGCGGCATTATCGAATGGCAAAACAGTGCCGCTTTCCTGAAAGCAGCGGTCGCTGGCGCCTATGCGTTTGGGTTCAACGGCTCTGACATGGCGGGAGGCCGCCTGGCTGTTGCGGGCCAGTTCACAGCGGACGGCTCGGGCGCCATCACGAGCGGTGTGTTTGACGCCGATGACAGCGGCAGTCCCACAGTCAGCGCAGCATTCGCAAGCACCAGCGCGTACGCCGTGGACACGACAACGGGACGATGCACCGCAACACTCGACGGCATTTCGCCCGCGCCCGCTCATTATGCCTGCTACATTGTTTCAGCGGGCAAACTGCTGGCGCTCAGCATCGACACAGCTTCGACCTCGGGAGCGGTCACGGGAGAGATCGCTGCACAAACCGGAGGTCCGTACTCCAATGATTCTCTCAGCTCGACCGTGGTGATGGCAGTTGATGCCGCCACGGCAAGCGGTTCTCAAGTGATGCTGGGCACGGTGACATTTGACGGGAACGGCAATGCCAGCTTTTCCCTGGATGAAAACAGTGCCGGCACACTAGCAACCGTGACAGGGAGTGGAACCTACATAGCTCCTGATGCGGCCACCGGGCGGTTCACGCTCGCCCCTCCTCAGGGAATGCCCTCTCTGGCTGGCTACCTGGTCTCCCCTAATCAGGCCTTTGTTGTCGGGGCAGACAGCGGCGTCACCACAGGAACCTTCGAGGCGCAATCTGCGGGGCCGTTCACTAATTCCTCCCTGAATTTCGCCGGCTTCTTTGGTGAGAGGGCATTTGCAACAGCGCCAGTGCCGCCTCCGCAGGGAGTTCTATCCGCGACCCTGAGCGCCGGGCAGGTCGCATTTGATGGCTCTGGAAACATTTCGGCCACTACTGATGAGAATGTGCAAGGCACGCTGCTTTCAGGCCAGTCAAGCTCGACCACCTATTCTGTATCCCCCAATGGAAAAGTGGCCTTGGGGAATGGATCTTCGATGCTGTATGTCGTCTCGCCGACACGGATTGCGACCATGAGCACCAGTCCGAGCGATCCGAACCCGACGCTTGGGTTTGGCCAACAGTAGTTTCCGGTCGATCTTAATCGCACTCCTTCATCAGGCTCATACGCCTCGGGAGACAGCC
It encodes the following:
- a CDS encoding Ig domain-containing protein — its product is MKNAAHIIALCVFLLTNCGGGSSGAVSTSRTTLQPSVALSPGTQQNIDEGQMVAFTASVSNDTNDQGVSWSVAGSGCSGNACGSLNNTSKDSATYIAPATVSSAMNVTVKATSVAKATASALGLVTVNPPPTVSTTSLPAGVVGTSYSSRLQASGGTGPLSWSITAGNLPAGLALDASTGVISGTPTGSGTATFTVQLVDSAPVPMPAIQQLSILIASRLVITTALLPNGFVNVAYGTTLQASGGTGAFVWSITSGSLPAGLSLNATTGVISGKPAASGKSIFTLKVADSSTQTATQQLSITIEPPLTITSTALADGTVNVPYSAAVEAAYATLPVTWGVSSGTLPTGLTLDPGSGIVSGTPAVAGTSDFTVMVTDSSVPSQTATRSLSITVNGAGAHNTELSGRYAFLLSGYDTHGRRVAVAGSLAADGAGAIMGGVEDVNDSSVAPQSGLAISSGTYSLGADNRGIITFTNSAGSTYTMAVAMGNLTGGTAETGSAVEFDSSGFLMSGIIEWQNSAAFLKAAVAGAYAFGFNGSDMAGGRLAVAGQFTADGSGAITSGVFDADDSGSPTVSAAFASTSAYAVDTTTGRCTATLDGISPAPAHYACYIVSAGKLLALSIDTASTSGAVTGEIAAQTGGPYSNDSLSSTVVMAVDAATASGSQVMLGTVTFDGNGNASFSLDENSAGTLATVTGSGTYIAPDAATGRFTLAPPQGMPSLAGYLVSPNQAFVVGADSGVTTGTFEAQSAGPFTNSSLNFAGFFGERAFATAPVPPPQGVLSATLSAGQVAFDGSGNISATTDENVQGTLLSGQSSSTTYSVSPNGKVALGNGSSMLYVVSPTRIATMSTSPSDPNPTLGFGQQ